The DNA window tggttggaacaacttccgtccaacagaatccaaagttggacagacctgaaggagatcttcgtgggaaacttctagggcacttaCAAGCACTCtaagaacccatgggacctcaagaactactagTAGAAGGCTGgagaaaccctccgtgggtacatctagCGCTTCTCCCGGTAATGCAACAAGCTACCTAACGTTGCCGatgccgacgttataggagctttcctatctgggaccacctgtgagtccctagttcacaagctaggacacaagggcccaTGATCCACTAAGGAACTCCttaacatcaccaccagccatgccttgggtGAAGAAGTGGCCGGAGCAATCTTCGATTGCCTCACtggcaaggcgaggcgggacgagaacgccggcgaaggcgcctctaaTCATCCcaccaaaaagaagaaaaagcaaCGGTGTGAGGGCTCACTCATGGCCGCCACTGACCGcaggggtggtcggaagcccatggagggcactccgaaccactttgaaaaactactcgaggggtcatgctcaaaccatgccttccccatcaagcatctatacaaggactgtagcctcatgaagtggttcttgtccagaggctccaacaaaggggagcataggaaggaccctGACCCTACCATGGATgacaccgaggggaaggatgacggctttccaacaccggatggctacctcatgatcttcggaggatcagcggcctacgactcacCGCCAGAAGGTCgtgcgccgcgaggtctatacgaccaaatcggccacgcctaccttcctccaGTGGTCAGAGTCCGCATAACGTTCGATCagaccgaccacccagagagcatcCCGTAGCTGGGGAGatacccgctcgtggtcgacccgatcatcggcatgaagcggctcaccaaagtactgatggatggagacagcggcctcaacatcatgtacgccgagacgCTCGACGCTATGGATGTCAATCGAGCGCGCATCCGACCAACcgaagcgcctttccatggcatcatgcctagaaagcaggccatgctgcttcggcagatcgatctgcccatcaccttcgggggtccgtccaactataggatggagaccctcaccttcgaagtggttgggttccacagaACTTACCATGCCATCGTGGGACGACCATTCTACACGAAGCTCATGGCcattcccaactacacctacctcagactaaagatgccgggccccggcagggtcatcaccatcggcacctccttccagcacgcctacgagtgcgaagtcgagtgcTGTGATCATGCCACAGCTATCATCGCCTCTGAGGAGCTCGCGGCCATCAGGAaagaggtcaccaaagaagcacccgaccctaaGAGGTCGGCCGGGTCTTTTGAGCCAGCAAAAggctctaaggaggtcctcatagatcccggtAGCCCCGAGGGCAAGGTGGTGCGCAATGGTGCcacactttcctctaaataggaaaatgCACTCGTCAACTTCCTCcgtgccaacaaagacatctttgcgtggaaacccttagaCATGCTAGACAttccgagggaagtcaccgagcatgccttgaagatccccCTAGGCTCCAAGTTGGTGAAATAGCGCCTGCAtcgcttcgatgaggggaaacGCTAGACAATCGAtgaggagatcgcaaagcttttggcTACTAGATTCATCAAGAAagtgtaccacctagagtggttaaccaatcccattcttgtacgaaagaagagtgggaaatggaggatgtgtgttgactacatgagtctcaacaaggcatgcccaaaggattcgTTTCCTTTGTCGCGCATataccaaatagtcgactctaccttagggtgtgaaaccctctgcttccttgacgcgtactctgggtaccatcaaatcgcgatgaaagagtctgaccagctcgtgacatctttcatcacccccttcgaatcattctgctatgtcacaatgccgttcggtctgaagaatgctggggctacataccaatgctgtatgctcaagtgtttcggggacctcattgcGTGGACctttgaggcctacgttgacgacatcgtGATCAAGTCCAAACAGGCTAATTACCTCATAGCCAATCTTGAGTAGACCTTtgtaaaactctgagcaaacgacatcaaactcaatcccgagaagtgcattttcagggtcccgagggccatgctgcttggtttcatcgtcttcgagcatggcattgaagccaacccggagaagatctcaaggatgggcccgattcagaatatgaagggggtacaacaagttatagggtgccttgccgcactcagccacttcatctcgcgcctcggcgaatgaggtctctcCCTTTATCAACTTCTGAAGAAGGCTGACCACTTCAAATGGACgttcgaggcccaggaggcacttgacatgctcAAACAGCTTCTGATGAAGgctccgatcctagttcctcctaccaatggagaaccccttctgctctacgtTGCGGCCACCATGTAGGTGGTTAGCGTcgccctagtagtggagcgaGAGGAAGATGGGCATGCCGTCAAAGTAcagtgccctgtgtacttcattagcgaggtcctatctAACTCTAAGACCTGCTctccccaaatctagaagctcctgtatgctgtcctcatcaccaagtggaagctacgccattacttcaagtcacatccggtgacagtcgtgacatccttccccatcggtgaggtcgtccaaaaccaagatgccacaggaagaatggtgaagtgggcgctcgagctgatgggttaGGGCATTGCATATGCCTCCTGAGCAGCCATCAAATCCTAGGTATTGGCTGATTTCGTAgtagagtggaccaaggtccaaatgccaccagtggTCGTCAACCAAGAGTACTGgccgatgtactttgatggatcgctgatgaaaaaggCACCGGTGGGGGGTtagtctttgtatcaccccttggggtacgcatgacgtacatggttcgcctccatttcccctcctccaacaatgtggccgaatatgaggcgctcatcaacggcctacgcatcgccatcaaaTTGGGCATTCGATGCCTCGACGTctagggcgactcctagctggccgtcgaccaagtcatgaaggagtcaagttgcCATGATGACAAGATGGCCGCATACTGCTGAGAAGTGTGCTAGCTAAAGGACAAGTTCGACAGcatcgagctcaaccacatcccgaggcacctcaatgaggcggccgacgtgCTGGCAAAGGCGGTGTTCGGCCGAGAGCTAGTGCCAACGGGTGTCTTCGctagtgaccaacacaagcccttggtTCGCTACAAGGGGTCAGAACAAGCTGGTGATGGTCCACCCATTCTAGGCTCAGGGGCTGACCAATCGTCGGTTCCATCCGGTCTAGAAGTCATGGAGCTCACAGAGGACCtagcgatagagcccgaccctctggtcgactagaggatgccctacctcgactacctcctctgtgataCACTACCGATGAACAAGACGGAGGCCTGACGGCTTACACGTCATGCCAAGTCCATTGTTCTTATGGAGACCAAACTCTACAAGCGAAATCACACTGGAATCCTGCAACGCTGCATCCCTATCAAATGGGGGAAgcgtttgctgagcgatatccatggtgggatctATGGTTATCATGCCGCGCCCAGAACCCTGGTCAGAAATGCATTCCGATAGGGATTCTACTAGCCTACCACGGTAGCCAACATTgagcagatcgtacgcacctacaaagggtgccagtactaagCTCAGTAGACTCACCTACCGGTCCAAGCGCTCCAAACGattcccatcacctagccattcgagGTCTAGGAGCTcgatctagttggacctctcaaaaaagcgcccaggggctacacccacttgcttgtcaccgtagacaagttcatgaagtggatagaagcttggccaatctccatgatcaaatctgagcaggccatgatgttcttcctcgacatcgtccatcgcttcggAGTCCCAAACTCtatcatcacggacaacggcacacagttcactgggaagaagttcctctgattttgcgatgaatatcacatccgcaTCGACTGGGCCTCCATAGCGCACCTTCGAATGAACGGTCAGGTAGAAcacgcaaacggcatggtcctacatggccttaagcctaggatcttcaaccggttgaacaagtttggcgcaagATGGGTCACTGAGCTTCCTGCGGTGCTCCGGTGTctaaggatgacccctagctaggccaccgactacacgccattcttcatggtctatggttctgaagccatcctcccaaccgatgtcgactatggagcaccaagggtcagggcgtatgatgaacaaggagccgaggcatccctcgaggatgccatggaccagctagacgaggCATGCAaggttgccctcctccgctcgaccAAGTACTAGCAGGCATTACAATGataccacagccatcgagtgcggggttggtccttcaacatcggagacctGGTTCTCCgccttgtctagagcaacaaggaccgccacaagctctccccgccgtgggagggaccatacgtcgtcgTGGAGGTGCTCAGGCCAGGTGCCTAAAAGCTGaagaccatcaacggcgaggtcttcaccaatgcctagaacatcgagcagctacgtcgcttttacccttaataaacacacactttctcttatcagttttattATCAAACTCCCTGATCTTTCGGGacatccgaccctagcaatggtaaaagggtcgggcctcactcgggggctgatatgagcACATTTATcaagcaaacattctctgtgcctacCCCCCTTTTTACATTAAGACCTAAGAGCTAGGTTtatgggaacaagctctgagtatgaCTGGTCGGACTGTGGgagacctatgccccagtggctacagtatctttgctcaccagtgtgatcagaattggctcacccgcactccAAGCTTTTACAACCTTAACAACGGAAAGGGTCAGAGTGCGCTAACCTTTTATACAAAAAGGcaagaagagctaaaaagctgtTTGCTATAACAAAATTTGAAAGCCTGTCCATTTGTTCAAGTttcaccgcctggcttatctgcctaactaaattcttgcgtggGATGTTTTCGTTCTTTATCTCCATAGGAAAATCTTGTCTCAGTAGGTAGCACAAGTCGACTTGATGGCTTAGCCACTACTGAGAAACAGGTAGGGAGCAGATAGGAGCCTGCTCATATCCAGTGGAGGCTTCCCggacccatcactcttaccatcgaggtaaaatcggtgcccaggtcgatcgaacggctcaaagTCGCTGCCGAGAGACAAGCACCTTTACTTTATGCATTAATTTCGCtaccgagcctctgaccccagcaatggtaagGGGTCAGACATCGCTCAGGGGCCAGCTAGAGTGTCTACccgatagacattctctatgcccaatcCCTCCTTACATTAAAAATTGGAGGCAGGGTGTGTGgacacaaactctgagtaaacctggtcggaccgctaggaccATACGTCCCAGCgactatggtgtttttgctcaccagcatgatccgAGTCTTTGTCTCCGCACCccaagctctagcctccaccttctTGGAAAGGGTTTGGAGGGCTTGCCtgcggaatctccatcgaggagaggccatcaggtcgcccaagtcgatcgaacggctcaggccgCTACCGAGAGATAGATAGGGAGTAGTGGGATACACCATGTAGGTTACGCCGGCTCTATCAAGAACATCAAATCCGGACCCCACacagacatatccggtaagagctccccgaatcCGTCTCtaaagccatcgaggtaactttaccgacacccacttttcttttccattataTTATCATCCATTCTCATTCATTCATTTATCCattctcattcattcattcattcattcatacattcatcccatacacccaagcattccatatgcaattgctgcatcacaatgcttcgtgtcgcgtcacgaagcggtagtcgtctcattcgatatgagcagcgaccgatcaaggttcgaaggccagcctgtgaaagcatcaaacagagctaggggaaaaaccaagatgagccccagctgcgttgcctgaccccgctcagaagcggacagggacatctcgacctttctcgttcgattctaacctcaagccaagcccacagaatctccatcgaggagaggccaacgggccacccaagcctatcgaacggcttaggcatctaccaggaggcgggttaagaagtagtggaatgccacatgagggctctaccgaccccgtcagcggatgacggacccggatttcactcgaacatgctcgttagcgagctcaccgagcgcgacactcgagtcGTCAAGGCAAGTgccgttagctcaacccctctagttgcggaaaccaaggatagggtgatgcatgaaacacggGCCGACCCCTACTAAGACCCACTAGGTCTAGGGTCTCGAGCCACCTGACCCTAAATCgggagaccaaggttcgaaggctggccccgtGGAGTGcctgaggccgcctcgcgtcgaacaagagccaggggagaaaacgcagatgagcccctatggcctcatctcgaccttctcgttcgatcctagcctctagccgagcccatagaatccccattgagggggcatctgttggaaggtgggttaaggagcagcggaatgccacatgagggctttgctgaccccgtcacgaacgacggaaccagattccgctcgaacatgcccattagcgagctcactgaacGCGTCActagagccatcgaggcaagggaTGATTAACTCAACCCCTTCGGTTGCGGAAACCGCAGCCAGGGTGACAATCATGAAGACAAGCCGACCCTCGACTAAAACCCTTgctatgcgtgggggctcgaggaaggtcGGACTCACAGGGAGACCGAACACGCGGTCATAGATCAATAGCTcatatcctagggagggggtacgtgcgaatacaaaaGATGCTTTCTCCCACTAGCGTCGCTATTCTCTCCTTGatttttagtgacatccgaccccagaaacggcaaggggtcggatctcactcaggggctgataaatgTATAAATACACCTTTTCTGAAATAGTCGCCGCGTtagacctcttcctcacgttaagcctagcggcaaggtttgtggaaacgaacaactgagcatccctggtcggactgcaaaaagcctacgcctcggtggctatggtgtctttgctcaccagcatgatcaaaatTTCGCTCTTACACCTCAGGCCCTACGATCTTAACGAACAGAAGGGTTGGCATACATGAGCCCCTTTGTCGCATACAAAAAGGGAGGAATACAGATCAAAAAATAACTCTACAGCctatctaggcctaggagttcgataGTTGGCCCGTCAATGGGTTCGACAGTCGCTCCAAGCACCCCTACGataaggggtggaaagggatgggcccaacAAGCAGTCAATACCTAGGCGCGCGAACGCCATGGGCATCTCGGTCCATGATCGAGTCTTAGCCAGGCTGACCCTTACCGGATCCCCGTGAACGGGATGCCGGGATCCCAATTGAACTATCCAGCTAAcgaaccaccaaatctcacgaccATACCCGCAAAGGGTCTGACCTCAGCAAGGAGAAATCATCGTGTTCAGGACACGCCATGAGCAACAATAGAGAGCTAGGGCTCTCAAAGTCCTCTCTTTCGAAAAAAccttcgaaggagtattctactcctccataggcttgggggctacacccaccgggtgcgctcgcgtgcacccgctggcaagtcaaaaaatcccctaggcgattctgttcaaatcacctgggggctcgagggctactgtcggggaccaatactagggtactcgaagaggaggagctaatgtccatcaacattgatttgtcCGCacgatcaagagcgcgactacgccGCTTGCTGGgccctgcctcgcccaacgtctgagggcttgctccgcctcgcccgatgtctgagggttggatccggctcgcccgacccctgagggttcgctctgcctcacccgacccccgagggttggctctgcctcggctgACTAACGAGGGCTAgcgccgcctcgcccgatgtttgaGGG is part of the Miscanthus floridulus cultivar M001 chromosome 9, ASM1932011v1, whole genome shotgun sequence genome and encodes:
- the LOC136479431 gene encoding uncharacterized protein — translated: MKRLTKVLMDGDSGLNIMYAETLDAMDVNRARIRPTEAPFHGIMPRKQAMLLRQIDLPITFGGPSNYRMETLTFEVVGFHRTYHAIVGRPFYTKLMAIPNYTYLRLKMPGPGRVITIGTSFQHAYECEVECCDHATAIIASEELAAIRKEVTKEAPDPKRSAGSFEPAKGSKEVLIDPGSPEGKVVRNGATLSSK